Below is a genomic region from Papio anubis isolate 15944 unplaced genomic scaffold, Panubis1.0 scaffold186, whole genome shotgun sequence.
cccacttAAACAAAGGGCTTTAGAAGtgtttctattaaattttatgttctagcttcaacccagaattctagGCATCAGAATTGTTTTGAGTCTTTATTCCACGTACTGTCATATTTCAGCCAAGCCTTGTCAAATGTAATAAGCTTCACTTCAATATCTTCAACTTAGTCACTGttcaaaaacactgaaaagtatGTGTAGATAAAGTGAAACCTTTGTAATATCACACTGGAGACCCATGTCCATGATTACAGAACCTGATATTTATTAGGGTAGTTCAGATCTATGAATCTGCATAAAAACACTAGTATCCAGGCATATCTCATGTCTTCCCCACAAAGATATCATGGGAGACTGTTAAATGCATTGCCAAAATAACTAAACCATGTCCATGCTATTTCCCTGATTCATCATATTAGTAGTAAACTTTTGAAAAGGAAGTGCATTGGCATTACCTATTAAACTCATGTTAACTTTTAATGACTTCTTAAATATTGACAAATTGCttgttaaataattaattatgGGTTTGCAACAAAGACCTATTCCAAGGTgccaatatataatttttacaattcCCCCTTACTCCTCTTGAAAATTGATACATTTGTCCACATCCTTACCTCTGGCAGCTCTTTCATGGTCTGTAATTTCTCAAAAGTCTTGAAAGTATAGCTCCAAGTTATAAATTATCTGATCATGAGattttttaactcatttaatgtgGCTAAACATTATTCTACTAAAGTATTGTCTGCTTACATTGTTTGAttgattgtgtatgtgtgtcattTCTAAAACCCATTCTATATTGGTTAAAAAGACAGAAGTAGATTAAGTAGTTCGgcctttttttgttatttgataACATTAAACCATCTTGTGCAAATAAAGGGCTTAATCTTTTACTGGTCTATCTCTTGATCTGAGCATGTTGTATGTGAAACCCTTCTACCTCAAAGCCTTTGTAAAGGCTGTTTCCACAAATTTCAAATCTATTCCTCCAAATATTTCCATGGTTCCCTTCTAGACATCATTCAGGGCAAATATTGTCTTCTTAGGGAAGCCTTTGCTGACCTCTTTAACTAAAGAAGTGCCGCTTATCCACCATCATTCTCTTTCCACTTAATgtgctttgctttctttcataGCCTTTATGACTATAAGTACCTGGTCTAATATATAGATGTGGATATATAGAgagggatatttttaaataattgtgtctGACTTCACCACTGGATATAACCCTCAGTTTGGCAGGTGCACATTGTTATTTAgttcaccactgtactctagtacCAAGAAAAGTACTGGCATCTAACAGATACTCAATATACATTTggttaatgaataaattaaaatagtattataTATCACCTTAAGTTCACTTAGCTCTTTAGATTTCTTAACAGCATTCTGAAAGTTTTTGGTCACTTCTCAGCATTTTCCCTAGTTATACTGCATTGCTCCTATATTTGTACCAATAATAGAGACACAGAGTGCTTATAAATTATGTTCAAAGCCATGAAACAGCCATCCATCTATTCCTCCAAGGTAGTATAAAAATGGtgactttgtttattcattaacaGTGACTCTGCATATCTATTCATTCTTTATGCCTTTACCTGATTCCAAAAGCCTTTGAAGTATCTTACAATACCTTCTTAGCTAAGGGTAACAGTCAAGTAATGTAGAGGGCAGGGACAGACAAAGAAGGAGTAATTATACCAGAAATCTTAAGCTAACCAATGTCACTATAGTGGAATGCAAAATTTAACCCTGTACTTCCTGGCACAAACTAATGCCAGAATATATGATGGCCATATATCTTTCcttagaaaacaaaaggaaactccCAAGGTTGTTAGGAAAGATCTGTTTTCTCCACctttaaattctaaaaatgatGTGAGTCTAAGAATGCTAAGGAAATTtgacagaaaagaacaaaaacactGAATTCTGAAAGAGCTACTGAGTTTTTATACATACTTTCAAATCCAATTtttgaaatcaaataaaaattttcattttaactaaatgtattttcatgttttttggatATCTAAAAACTAGAGTATTGTACAAAACTTTATTTGAAGGACTTTATTcctcaaaaaatatattcttcaatatatttagtttaattcaattgaaatatttattgaatacctatagTGTGCTGGGAACTGTGATCATTATGTGAGAAgtaattattttccctttaaaaacaataaataactcATTAATTTACATATCATCTAAAGCTCTAGGAACAAAGTATTATTTGGTGTATGATGGACATATTATATTCTAAAGTATAAAAAGATTTTGTTCTAACTAGGAATATGCCTTGTTTTAAACTAATAGTAACAAATGACAAGAATGTTTTATTGCTGCCTCTAAAACAATGCctctttttgttggtttgtttggttggttagtaggttttaagaaaaataagagtgtAGTGGATTAATCACTGGTTAAGAGCCAACAGACTTAACTCCTTCAACAATCAGCTATGATACTGTGTCTGTGTCTACATTATGCATTTTCAAAACACCTAAATAAATTTAGCTAACATCATAACTATAATCAGTTTAGGCTGCTGCTAGACGATAACAAAAAGAACTAATTGAAAAATGAACAGATCATTAAAACTGCCCAGGTGCTTTAACTTTTGTGATGTCAATTGTTAAAGGTAGGGTTTTCCAGAAGCCAGACTCTGAGACAGAGGTTAGTTTGCTGAATTTTTATTGAGGACTGTCCTTGGGCTCCACAGCCATGGAAAAGTGGGGACTAAAACAGGAGTGGCCAGAAGTTGAACTGTGCTATGGACCCAATGACAGTCTCCGCTGACCCCATATAGAACTCTGAAGCTAAAATAGATTTTAGAGTTGTCTCCCTTTGATACAAGATGGTCACGCCTTTATACTATTATATAATCAATTATTGAGTATGGCCTCCCCTGGGAAGGGCCATGACTTTGGGTGAAGCAGCTCTCTGCAACCAAGGCAAATGGTGAAAGGGACTGACAGCTGAAGACTGTTTGCTGGCAACATTCCTTGCTGCTGGGCAACAAGTCCTTCGTTGAAGGGAATCTATTGGGAAACCATTGTCCATCAATAAACCACTTTTATTGCCTCATCTTACCCACATATCCCCTGAAATATCCACATGGTGTAGCCCAGCAAGGTTATGctctagtaaaaataataaatggacaAGTTAGTTGGCTGAATCATCTCCTTGGTCCAGCATCTCCATAGAGAAACATCCTGCTATTTAGTTTCTCCATCCATTAAATAAATGATCCAGTGAGTGTATGGATCTTAACAAATGACTTTTAattgacaaaagcaagaaaattagACATTTAGTCAGCAAAAGAAGTTCCAGTTAAGTCTCAGAGTCATTAGAGATTCAATTCAATCTTCCGTGCCTTTTACAGGATAAATACCACAACAAGAACTCAATCTTCCAGAAGATGATTCTCAGCCAATAAGTGTccctatatttaaaaaactaaagtcTTTTCACTATACTATACTGATTAGGACAAAAAATGACTTAGTGGAAAGAAACTCAACAGGGGTTTGAAcaatatttttccctttactaaacaaaaaatcaaacaatgaaCATAAGCCATAACTATTGAATATTTCTGCCACTTAAGGTTTGAGGATAGAGCTTTTTTGTAATCTAaatcattataaaacaaaatattgatgGATATTAGTTGGTGTATCATTTGCAGAATAACTTTGAAAGCTACAAGACCTGCTTTTATTactctcttttttcattccttacCTTCCATCCTTCATTCTGTCTCAGTTGTTTCCTGAAAATTAGGAGCAAACAAATCTCAAGGGTcagtaattttaataaatataattcttaaaaattatcagaaaaaacaacaataaaaaagaaaataccaacaaTCTATTATTTGCAGTTATTGGATAAAAAGCTATTTGGTGACAGTCCTCTCAAAAAAGGTGGCTGCACATTAGTAATTATTTGATtaattaaatttatctttatttgtaaTTAATTCACTTAACTACCTTAAGACATCAAACGggaaaaaatctgttttgtttcagTTCAACATATACTTTCTGAATGTGTTAGTGTTAGTTTTAGAATCTCAGCACAACAGGGACTTAGGAGTGGAAATCTCGTTGGGAGGGCGACTGGGGAGCTTGTCTTGAAGTTGAATTTGCAGAGAAAGCATGCTGTTTAACTTGGATTTTATGTTTACTTAGGGTGTTCTGAAAGCTAATGGAGATGGTGGGGAGGTGGCTAATGGCCATAGCCACTGCTGCTTATTACTTGCAAGCTGCTCTGTTGGGCACTGCCTGCattcatgtaattttaaaaacataattcctCTCTTTAAGAAATTGACACTTAGTGTATCCAGTggtagtgaagaaaaaaatgtaaatacatacatatgaaacCTAAGGGggtgaaaaaaaagaagtcattatatctgTTTAAAAGGATCAGAATCTATACCAGTCAAAATGGCACTGGAAATAGACCTTGAAGTATGGACTTTAAACAGCTTGAGCAACTTACATGCTATGATTATTTATATTATCCACCTAGCGTGCAAATATGAGGTGAAAATTAGATGACAATTCAGATCAAAGAAGCAGCTATCCAACTGTCTAGCAATGAATCAAAAGATTTTAGGGCTGATAATTTGAATACTCACCTTCATACTTGATTTATTTAGAGTATGTAAGCACAGTCTTATGTGTCCACAAAGGTAATTCTTCAATGACAACAGTTAGAAATAGCACCTCCAATGCTAATTTGATTCTGATCTGTATCTGATGATGTTTTCAAACATCTTTTGTGAGTTAAGTCAAGAAGGTTTGAAAAATGTCAGATTTTAATAAGCAACAACCTACCCAACACCATACAAGGGTAAAACTAAACTGAGTCCAATTTTGCACCTAGGCGAAGAGTTGATTCCAGAAGGAATTGTGAAGAGCCACAACAATGTGCCAGTGAATAATGAGTAGTACCTACTGTGGCAACTCTTCAGCTAAGATGAGTGTCAACGAAGTATCAGCTTTCTCATTGACTCTGGAGCAAAAAACTGGCTTTGCTTTTGTTGGGATTTTGTGTATCTTCTTGGGACTTCTTATTATCAGATGCTTCAAAATCCTGCTAGACCCATATAGTAGCATGCCTTCCTCTACATGGGAAGATGAAGTTGAAGAGTTTGATAAAGGGACATTTGAATATGCGCTCGCGTGAGAGTTCCAGCTATATGGTTTTTATGGTTGCGCCATTGGGACACATTCTGGATACAATTGTAATTACCTTGAGTGTGTGGGAGAGAGGCTCATTTTGTTCAGTGAATTCAATAAACATCTGTGACTAATTTCCTCACCATGCTGTGTAAATGATAAACTATCGTTGGGATTCGTCACTTTCCTCTGTTCCCACTTAGAGGTTTCCAATGAATAGAGCATAAGGATTGCTGCAGCAATGTTTACCATCTTTATTCTTATCGTGAACAACTGCCTTGAATTTCTGCTTCCTTTCTTGTGCTAATAAACTGTGCTAAAGACATCTTGCTCTCTCCCTTCTGCAAAGCCCAGGCACCCCCTCCACATTGCAGACTCAGACCCCTTTAGCTTTAGTAAGTCAGGTCTGAAACAGAGAATTTAGTCCAaagaataatcaaaatattatttgtctAATGATAGCCATAGGTCAAAAACATTCACAGgtgaaaaaatatctcaaaaatctAACACCCAAAGCCTACAAGTAGTCACAGGCCCTAAAGGTCCCCAAATTTCACAGAGCCCTGACCCTCCTATCTGTCCTCTTTGTCGAATCTCTTGCAGTAAAATCCCATAGCTTGCAATCCAAACCAGACCTGACTCATACTGATGCTCCCTCCCCTACCCCttgcataaataaaatttaaaagggagTTTCCAGCATGACCTAGTGGATAGAGTACTCTAAGCAGAAACAAAGACAGTCTCAGCTGTGCCACCAGTACAGCTATGCTCTAATGGGTAAGTCATCTAATCTCTGTGAGCTTCAGTGAAGAGGAGTGCTAACATCTTTTTCAATTCTAGTGCCCTATGAGTGCTACAAATGTACCTGAAAATCCAGAGATCTGAAACGAATGAGGATTTAAGATATCATGAAAAGTTTTTCAGATTAGGAGCCTAAACTCAGAGATTTGAATTCTAATGTTAGCTTAGCCAAGAACTAGCTTTATGACCCAGAAAGTTACCTAAGGGGAACCTATCTTCCACAACAAGAATTAAGAAACCTATCCTGCATATCTTCAGGAATACTGAGAGGGCCAATTAGATATAATGAatgtgaaagcattttgtaaaccATAAAACAGTATCTAAACATACCTTGCTATCATTATTTATTGTCCTCATCAGTAGCAGTAATATTCTCAAACCCTAAGAAGCAATGGCTTAGTGTAAATTATTCAATCTTTCTAGTATTTCATTCTCTtcaattgagaaataaaaagatagaatTATATAGTTCTAAATTCTTTCCAACTACAAACTTCTGACTCTCTATGAGTCAGAATGGAGGAACATAGCAGgagataaatacaaaaatattcatgtcctttgaaaaCACACAACTGCAAAACATACCACAAAGGAACAAGACTAATATTGCCAAGGGGTAGCACTAAATTAGTTACTTTCAATTTATTTGATACTCTTATCAATTATTTGAGTTGAAGACTACtatgtccattttatttttaatcttaattttgcagaagagaaactGAAGCTGAGAGAAATTAACTAGCTTCCCAAGGTCACCATAGCTAGGGAATGGTTATGTTAGGGATTGAACTTGGGCAGTTTAATTTCTGCTGTATCCCTAGACACTGTCCTCAACACTTCTACATAGCTTATAGACATGCTTACTGCTCAGGTCTACAGAATTCCAAAACCACCTGTCTCTGTGAGATTCCTTGATGCTTTCCATCTCATAATAGATGTAGAACATATCTGTTATTAGCTGTAGATCTTCTGGATCAGATCCTCATCTCAAGGAGGCTCTCTGTACCCTAGTTGGTTCAAGAGTGTAGGCCTGGTACACATCTCATAGCCAGTTAGTAACTTGGCCCAAGAACAGGTCACTGGGCCAAGTTCAGCTGAATGTACTGAAAATTGTGTGTGCCAGGAAACTAGGTCTCTTTATTGACCAAGTCTTTTAAAGTACCAGATGTTTCACTTGTCTCCCAGAGAAGACACCTACCAAGACCCTCCATTTTGATGACTAGAACAAACCAAGGCCAGATCTTTATTTCGAAAGAAGAAAGACCTCGACAACCAAGAAAACTTTATGAAATATGAGCATTGTTTCTGGAAGTTCAACTCCCATAAGCTTTTCAAGTATATCAACTCTACCATAATATTATTTCCAAATCCACTAAAGAAAAATTCTATTAACCAAAAGTGTCTTcatctgtggtttttatttgtggtCTATTGGGTgccttagttttttgtttttgttttttttttttttctttttttggtgggggggtgtTGGGGGGATAGAAAAGTCAGCATCTGtattttcagaaacagaaagaatataaaacatataaaaggcTGGTTACAATATGAAAACAACATGGAAATTTCATGAAATGTTAATTCTTCTAGGAATAGATGTTCAATGTCACAGCTGGATCAGCCTCTAGTTTCCCCTTCCCAAAAGCCTTGtcagagaggacagaggaaagaTATAGGAGCATACCTCAAGATAGCTTGCTCCTGTTACCTTTCCCGCCTGTCTGAAAGGCCTAAATCGGATTCGCCTTTCAAGGTTGGCTTTATGGATGGTGTAATTTCATCCATATCCCCCAAAACCATCTCCCATTTGTTCCAGGATGCCCGAATCCCCTTAATAGAGAACAAAGACTTTCATTTCACAGTAAGAGATAAAAGGCTTAGAATGAAAATGTCTGGATGATGTAAGACCAAGACTAAAACAAATTCATACCACTCTGAAGTCAGGCAGTCAGccagcaagaaaaaggaaattgacTGGTATCAGAGGTATTCACAGTCATTGGTAGAGGAAAAAGGTTGCAGAGTAAATACGTGGCTCCCAAAAGGGTTGAAGGATGTCAGCTCATGGCTTCTGTCCTGGTCTGGTGAATAGGACCTGTTTTGAGTCCGAGCCCCATCCTAGCTGTCCCTTGTCTTGATATAAACAACCAGCTCCACCCAGCTGAATTTGAAATGGGACATTCCTGTGCCAAAACACTTTCTATATGAGGAATCAGAACCCTTTGTTGAACAGATAAATGCCTTGTACTGGTGGCCTTCAAGAGTGGAATGAGTTATAGGTACATACTTGtaattctgtctttatttctgatATGGCCTCATGACATTAGCCTGACTGATTAGCATGACATTTACCTGACGAAGAGAATCTAAAGGGTTTTACTTAGGTGTCTCTAGACACTTCTATAATCCTGAATCAGTTCACTAACTTACCTTCACACTTATTTTTATAGACAAAATATCTATCCCAATCTCTAATGATTCACCTCACGATCTTGAATGTGCTAAGAAAAAATCTCCAGCTAATTGTAAATAGTGCTAAAATAGTAAAAGCAAGCACTAAGTACAAATTGTTGCTGTtctaatgagatcacttggacacaggaaggggatcatcacacaccgggtcctattgtggggtggggaggaggggaagggatagcattaggagatatacctaatgtaaatgacaagttaatgggtgcagcacaccaacatgggacacatatacctatgtaacaaacctgcatgttgtgcacatgtaccctagaacttaaagtatatttaaaaaaaaaaaaaaagacattggttTAACGTTTATACACCAAATCTTACCTTTGTTTAGGATACTTTTCCTGACAATCTCGTTTTGAGTGGGCCTTTATTCATGTCCTTTTTGTTTCAGCAAATAATGGTGTTTAGATCTAAGTTCTATGCCTTGGAGATGTAAACTTTCACCTGTCATCCCTTTGAAGGTGTAAATTTAGGGTTGCTTAACTAACAACAGTCTAGAGCAATGGAACAGGTAATCAAGAGATTAATAGTTTAAAGggggaagaaaattatttttaaattggcaaataaaaaactacataaagccaaaaaaaaatcGTTGCTGTTCTAAACCCCATACACAAACTAGCTCATTCATTCCTCAAAATAACTCTACAACAAGGTAGGTACAATGATTATCCATATCTGCATTTGCacatgagaaaattaaggcaCAGAAAGACTGAGTAACTTGACTGAGTTCACACAGACAGcaagtggcagggccaggacaTAAATTGGGCCTTCTGACTTGAGTCTTGTTCCTAGCCACTATATTACACCACAACTGAGCTATTCAGACAACTGGAAATCACTTGAGTCGTTTCTTATAAGAAACCAAGAGGACTCATTCAATCATCCTGATTGAAAATCATTGACAGACCTGAGGGAGGAATTGTTTGCTGTGTTAATAATCACCTACTTgcaaatctgaaaaagaaaaatcttttcttcaACAAAACTCAAAAACTGAATTtgacaaaaaaaatgtttttccagttGGAGACAGGTCATTTAGTTGTGCCACTGGGATACTTACCCACAGTTTGATTCCTGCTTAAAACAGTTttcccggctgggcgcggtggctcacacctgtaatctcgacattttgggaggctgagccaggcgcacctgaggtctggagttcgagaccagcctggccgacatggtgaaaccccatctttaccaaaattaccaaaaaaattagccaggcgtgctggtgggcacctgtaatcccagctactcaggtggctgaggcaggagaatcgcttgaacctgggaggcagaggttgcagtgagccgagattgcaccagcgcaccgcaacctgggcaacagagcgagattctgtctcaaaaaaaaccaaaaacaaaaacaaaaaacaaaaaaaaacagttttcctGTATTTcccaaaatagaaatattttcaataaatcatTGATTCCACTCCCAATCTACTTATTTCCCATGCAAAAGACTCAAGGTAATATCTACCACAAGCAAGATAAAATCATTTCAGATGCTACTTTCTAGTTACAGAGTATAGAAATTATCTCTGGAGAACTATATTTTGTTACACATGCTAAACAACAGGAGGTCACTAGGGCTCATCTGAAATAAGACGGTGGAACTCAATTAATCTATTCCCAAATGACTAATGCAATGCTCACAATTTTTGGACAATTGCTATTAAGCAATGCAATTGTCCTTATGAATTAAAGAAACTCTATGTTACTTCCTGTCTAAAAGGATTAATGGTTTACTACTAGTTACCAGTTGATGTGGTGCTTAAGGTTCCTCAGGGCTAATGACCTGGTAGGGCTTACAGTACTATTCCAGGCCAATCATTGCACAGTCATCTCCTTCAAGAAAGTTTCTAACCAATAAGCAGAAGCCTAACATTCTGGGCTGAAAGCTAAGTGCCCCATATATTCCTGGGTGACTCTGAAGCAGGTTACGTTTCCTCAGAAGAAGGCTCCTTGGTGGTAAGTTGAACATTTCTGGGCAGggtaaaaataatacttaatattGTGTTATAAAGTAGATTCTGACGAGTAGGTGAGGGTGTCAAGCACTATGAAGAGAAGTgttttctaaaaactaaaaagataatAGCTTCATTTACAATTTCCCCAGGAAAGGATACTTGAGAAATGAAGTTGAGggtttttttaatgcaaatacaCAGCTTTAATAATTGCATGAGAGAgacaagtttttatttatatttatctcatGTTTCTAGAACTTCCCTTGAAAAGCTGAATTTTAagatataaataagga
It encodes:
- the LOC116268654 gene encoding cortexin-2 gives rise to the protein MSSTYCGNSSAKMSVNEVSAFSLTLEQKTGFAFVGILCIFLGLLIIRCFKILLDPYSSMPSSTWEDEVEEFDKGTFEYALA